Genomic DNA from Bartonella alsatica:
TTCCTCAGACAAGAAATGACGAAAACGCGCTGAATCAAGAACACCAGCCATACCAACTACTTTATGTGTAGGAAGACCGGAAAATTTCTGCAATGCCCATACCATTGCATCAAGGGGATTGGTAATACAAATAACAAACGCTGAAGATGCATATTTTTTAATCCCAATACCAACTTGCTCCATCACTTTCAAATTAATGCTTAGAAGATCATCACGGCTCATACCTGGTTTTCGTGCAACACCTGCTGTTACAATGACAACATCAGCACCTTCAATTGCCTCATAAGCATTAGCACCTTTTAAACTGACATCAAAACCGTCAACGGGTGAAGATTCGGCAATATCAAGAGCCTTTCCCTGTGACAAACCATCTGCAATATCAAATAAGACAATATCACCAAGCTCTTTAAGCCCAATCATATGTGCTAAAGTGCCACCGATCATACCCGAACCAATGAGAGCTATTTTTTTCCGTGTCATTTTATTTTTCCTAACTTTAGAAAACTCAGCGTATACTTACCAGCGCCAGTATAAATATTTCTTTGACTTTAGCCATATTTTAACAATATCTTCAAAAGAAAAAAAAGAAGAAATTCACCAAACTTCTTTACTTCATAGAAGCTATAATCCTCCATGGAAACGTGCAATTAGAAAATTATTATGATGTATCGATAAAGTGAATTTTTAAAAAATACAATAGAATTATTACACTTCTTTTAAATTCAAAAAGTTATATTCCTACAATTTACGCAAAGATAAAGTTATAATCAGTTCTTTTCCTTCAAAAGAAAACGTTCTGCCCAAAATTTTAAATAATCCTGGCTTTGCATCTCGAAAAGGCGCGATTGTGTTCTCTGAAATTCAAATGTTTCAGACGTTTGCGCATGTCCCTTATACAAATCTTCAAGCTTCACTGCCGCTGACATAAACAATCTTATATGGCGTTCATAAAGAACATCAATAAGTAAAATAAACCGTTTGGTTTCATTGCGACATGTATCATCCATCACTGGTACATTATCGACAAAAATCGTATGATAACGTTCCCCTAATGCTAAATATTCTGCTGCCGCCAAAGGTTTTGCACATAAATCTTGATAATCAAAGCGTGCACAACCCGCACCAGAGCGTGGAATATGAACAAGACGCCCTCTCATAAAAAACTCATCAGATGTTTCTTTTTGTCCTTGCAGCACCAGTGCCCAAGCTTGATCCATGCATTTATCTGCTCTCAACCCTAACGGCGTTATATACACATGTTGTAGATTCAATTTTTCAAGACGATAATCTGTTTTCGCATCAAGATTGACAACGCGAACATGTGCTTTCAAAACTTGAATAAAAGGTAAAAAGAGCTCTCGGTTTAAACCGTTATAATAAAGATTATCTGGAGCAACATTTGAAGTCGCAACAAAGAAAATCCCTTTATCAAATAAAGCAGTGACAAGACGGCCAAGCACCATGGCATCAGCAATATCGGTTACACTAAATTCATCAAAACAAAGTACTTGGGCTTCTTGTGCAAGATCTTCAGCAACGGCTAAAATAGGATTATCTTGTCTAGCTTTTTTGTGCGTTGATGTTTGACGATAAATATTAATACGCTCATGCACATCGGCCATGAAATCATTAAAATGGGCGCGTTTTTTACGCTCCTTTGGCAAACAAGAAAAGAACAAATCCATCAGCATGGTTTTGCCTCGTCCTACTTCACCATAAATATACAGTCCCTGAAAGGAATTATCTCTATTACCTCGTCTTGAAATACGTGTAAAAGTTTGTTTCTTTCTCTTGAAAAAATGCCCAAATGCCCAACGACGAGAAACATTTTGCTCTGCAATTTTTTGTAACAAATTATCAAAATGCTCTGCTAAAGCCAATTGAGCAGAATCTAAACTGATTTCTTTTTTGAGCACCAGTTCTTTATAGCGTATTGAAACTAAAGTCATCTAAACAACCTTTTTTAAACCGTTTTCAATGAGAAATACAGGCTTACTTCATAGACCTATACACATATTCCTTATTTTCTATAAACGGCTAAAAACGTTCTAACGGCTCAAAACAACTGGAAAATCATCAAGTGTACGTCCTTCAAAGCGATCAACATTGGAAGAATAAAGAGTAACAATAATGCGTCCTGAATTATTATAGAAATATAATCTTTTTCCTTTAACAGCCCACGAATTTACTTGAGAAACGATTCCTGGGCAGTGTAAAGGGCCAGCACGGTATCCTTGGCCAAATTTTGTTTGTGGTGTTGCAATTCGGCATGTCTTACCATCCATAGAAAGATTCCATACCCCAGCAATACTCGCAGGAAACAAATCAACGGCATTACCTGGCAATTTGAAATTAGCCATTCGTCCATCACTCTGAGAACTTCCTTTCTCATATATAGAAACATCTGCTGCCCCAGACGCTGATAAACGAGAAGACGATACATCAGACATCACTTCTGTTGGCATTTGTTGAAGTGGATAAAAAACTTCTAATGTGTTGCTACTCTCATAACTGTTAAACTGTGATGTTAAGCATCCTCCTAAAAATGTTACAGTTGATATTACAACGAAAAATGAAATTTTTGAAAATGACATATCTATACTCTTTCCCACGACAATAAATAAGCTCACTAAAAGAAATAGCGAACATTCGTTATATGGCATTTTACAAAGATACATTAACAAATTAAAAAAAACAGGATGAAAATTATCTATTTTGAATGACAAATAATTCTTGCCATCAGTTTTATATCTATTAAGCACTAGAAATTTATAAGATTTTCAGTCATATATCTTTGTGGGCATTCACTAAAAATAGAGAAATTTCATGAAAATACCATTCAGCAAAATGAACGGTCTTGGAAATCAAATCATTGTTGCTGATATGTGTAATAGCACACATGCTATCACACCAGAGGCAATTTTTGCTTTAGCAAGAGATCCCCAAACATATTTTGATCAAATTATGGCTATCTATCCAGCTACCCAAAAAGAAGCTGATTTCCGCATCGAAATATGGAACGCTGACGGTTCAATAGCTAAAGCATGTGGTAATGGTACCCGCTGCGTAATCGCATGGCTCATTGACCATAATTTTGGTAAAAGCTTTCGATTGGAAACACCCGCTGGAATTATTGAAGGTAAACACCAAAGTGGCAACCTCATCTCTGTTGATATGGGACGCCCAATTTTCAATGCTAAAGAGATGCCTGTTTCACGTGAAATAGTGGATACCAATCATGTAAAACTTACCGCTGGTCCTTTAAAAGATGCTTGTCTTGTATCCGTTGGCAATCTTCATGCTATTTTTTTTGTTGAAAGCAATATTCAACACATTCCATTAGAAAAATATGGACCAAAACTTGAACATGATCCCCTTTTTACAGAACGGTGCAATATTTCCATTGCTTGTGCTACATCACAGAAAAGTCTAAATTTACGAACATGGGAGAGAGGAGCAGGTTTAACGCAAGCATGCGGCAGCGCTGCTTGTGCTGGTGCGGTGTCTGCCTACCGACGTGGACTCACACAACGCCATATTGATGTAAATTT
This window encodes:
- the mdh gene encoding malate dehydrogenase, with product MTRKKIALIGSGMIGGTLAHMIGLKELGDIVLFDIADGLSQGKALDIAESSPVDGFDVSLKGANAYEAIEGADVVIVTAGVARKPGMSRDDLLSINLKVMEQVGIGIKKYASSAFVICITNPLDAMVWALQKFSGLPTHKVVGMAGVLDSARFRHFLSEEFRVSVKDVTAFVLGGHGDSMVPLVRYSTVGGISLPDLVKMGWTTQERINQIIQRTRDGGAEIVSLLKTGSAFYAPAASAVSMAEAYLKDTKRVVPVAAYLSGEYGVSDTYVGVPVVLGAGGVERVIEIDLDKEERGAFENSVNAVKKLCEACITIVPGLK
- the zapE gene encoding cell division protein ZapE, translating into MTLVSIRYKELVLKKEISLDSAQLALAEHFDNLLQKIAEQNVSRRWAFGHFFKRKKQTFTRISRRGNRDNSFQGLYIYGEVGRGKTMLMDLFFSCLPKERKKRAHFNDFMADVHERINIYRQTSTHKKARQDNPILAVAEDLAQEAQVLCFDEFSVTDIADAMVLGRLVTALFDKGIFFVATSNVAPDNLYYNGLNRELFLPFIQVLKAHVRVVNLDAKTDYRLEKLNLQHVYITPLGLRADKCMDQAWALVLQGQKETSDEFFMRGRLVHIPRSGAGCARFDYQDLCAKPLAAAEYLALGERYHTIFVDNVPVMDDTCRNETKRFILLIDVLYERHIRLFMSAAVKLEDLYKGHAQTSETFEFQRTQSRLFEMQSQDYLKFWAERFLLKEKN
- a CDS encoding AprI/Inh family metalloprotease inhibitor, producing MSFSKISFFVVISTVTFLGGCLTSQFNSYESSNTLEVFYPLQQMPTEVMSDVSSSRLSASGAADVSIYEKGSSQSDGRMANFKLPGNAVDLFPASIAGVWNLSMDGKTCRIATPQTKFGQGYRAGPLHCPGIVSQVNSWAVKGKRLYFYNNSGRIIVTLYSSNVDRFEGRTLDDFPVVLSR
- the dapF gene encoding diaminopimelate epimerase, whose translation is MKIPFSKMNGLGNQIIVADMCNSTHAITPEAIFALARDPQTYFDQIMAIYPATQKEADFRIEIWNADGSIAKACGNGTRCVIAWLIDHNFGKSFRLETPAGIIEGKHQSGNLISVDMGRPIFNAKEMPVSREIVDTNHVKLTAGPLKDACLVSVGNLHAIFFVESNIQHIPLEKYGPKLEHDPLFTERCNISIACATSQKSLNLRTWERGAGLTQACGSAACAGAVSAYRRGLTQRHIDVNLPGGKLNIFYREDDHIIMTGPVKYEFSGFFNPLTGNYKKDFF